Proteins from a single region of Halichoerus grypus chromosome 13, mHalGry1.hap1.1, whole genome shotgun sequence:
- the MC5R gene encoding melanocortin receptor 5, with product MNSSFHLLFLDLNLNATEGNLSGPNVKNKSSPCEEMGIAVEVFLTLGLISLLENILVIGAIVKNKNLHSPMYFFVCSLAVADMLVSMSNTWETITIYLINNKHLVIADAFVRHIDNVFDSMICISVVASMCSLLAIAVDRYVTIFYALRYHHIMTVKRSGVIIMCIWTFCTSCGIVFIIYYESTYVIICLISMFFTMLFLMVSLYIHMFLLARTHVKQITALRGYSSVRQMTSMKGAVTLTMLLGIFIVCWAPFFLHLILMISCPQNLYCSCFMSYFNMYLILIMCNSVIDPLIYAFRSQEMRKSFKEIICCHGFRIPCRFPGRY from the coding sequence ATGAATTCCTCATTTCACCTGCTTTTCTTGGATCTCAACCTGAATGCCACAGAAGGCAACCTTTCAGGACCAAATGTCAAGAACAAGTCTTCACCATGCGAAGAGATGGGCATTGCTGTTGAGGTGTTTCTGACTCTGGGTCTCATCAGCCTCTTGGAGAACATCTTGGTCATAGGTGCCATAGTGAAGAACAAGAACTTGCACTCCCCCATGTATTTCTTTGTGTGCAGTTTAGCAGTAGCTGACATGCTAGTGAGCATGTCTAACACATGGGAGACCATCACcatatacttaataaataataagcacCTGGTGATAGCAGATGCCTTTGTACGTCACATTGACAATGTGTTTGACTCCATGATCTGCATTTCTGTGGTGGCCTCCATGTGCAGTTTGCTGGCCATTGCAGTGGATAGGTATGTCACCATCTTCTATGCTCTGCGCTACCACCACATTATGACAGTAAAGCGTTCTGGGGTGATTATCATGTGTATCTGGACCTTTTGCACAAGCTGTGGCATTGTTTTCATCATTTACTATGAATCCACTTATGTAATCATTTGCCTCATCTCCATGTTCTTCACCATGTTGTTCCTTATGGTGTCTCTGTATATACACATGTTCCTCCTGGCACGGACTCATGTCAAACAGATAACAGCTCTGCGTGGATACAGCTCTGTGCGGCAAATGACCAGCATGAAAGGTGCTGTCACCCTGACCATGCTGTTAGGCATTTTCATCGTGTGCTGGGCTCCgttctttctccatctcattTTGATGATTTCTTGTCCCCAGAACCTCTACTGTTCTTGCTTTATGTCTTACTTTAATATGTACCTCATACTCATCATGTGTAATTCTGTGATTGATCCCCTGATATATGCTTTCCGCAGCCAGGAGATGAGGAAGTCCTTTAAAGAGATTATTTGTTGCCATGGTTTCAGAATACCCTGTAGGTTCCCTGGCAGGTATTAA